In Rhineura floridana isolate rRhiFlo1 chromosome 6, rRhiFlo1.hap2, whole genome shotgun sequence, one genomic interval encodes:
- the CENPL gene encoding centromere protein L isoform X2, with protein sequence MMAQVQQQYVEGTRTSGSRRMTAFGGKTADHGVNFSNTAHLSKGVVSLRKGSPFSHTPAKRMILPTLYLQENADPQIGLLLCKQWTLYSVTPLYNFSYGQLNEYSRQLSLFIAAEKQKRLAVEVESDLAFKVKFSSFSALKTTEQEPAAVLIQIMQRSQAAAKNEEGKVVWTGWFSCTGGNDIFVTVMEDFTCLPLFLVSGAKGLMLLVETWLQQTFDCCLSPLHITPINLAWMAAIWTGCYMENHMAATELTFSVPGPAYPLDISYAIHPEDAKALWDSIHSTPGEVGQEEVELFMDCLYNHFHRHFKIYLSAARLVKVSTSVASVHSVGKIKILHAQHLIGILSLLTELAVSKTM encoded by the exons ATGATGGCGCAGGTTCAGCAACAG TATGTAGAGGGTACTAGGACTTCTGGCTCCAGAAGAATGACTGCTTTTGGAGGAAAAACTGCAGACCATGGAGTGAACTTCTCTAACACTGCACATCTTTCAAAGGGTGTTGTATCCCTCAGGAAAGGAAGCCCGTTTAGTCATACCCCAGCTAAGCGCATGATTCTACCTACTCTTTACCTGCAG GAAAATGCTGATCCTCAGATAGGCTTGCTTCTCTGTAAACAATGGACTTTATACAGTGTTACTCCTCTGTACAACTTCTCTTATGGACAGCTGAATGAATATTCTAGACAGTTGAGTCTCTTTATTGCAGCTGAGAAGCAGAAGAGGCTTGCAGTGGAAGTTGAATCCGATCTTGCATTTAAAGTGAAGTTCTCCTCATTCTCAGCTTTGAAAACCACAGAACAGGAACCAGCAGCAGTTCTCATACAA ATCATGCAGAGGTCTCAGGCGGCAGCTAAAAATGAAGAAGGCAAAGTGGTATGGACGGGCTGGTTCAGTTGTACTGGTGGAAATGACATTTTTGTGACGGTCATGGAGGATTTCACTTGTCTGCCCTTGTTCCTTGTAAGTGGGGCAAAAGGTCTCATGCTCCTTGTAGAAACTTGGCTTCAGCAGACCTTTGACTGTTGTTTAAGCCCCTTGCACATCACCCCTATCAATCTTGCCTGGATGGCTGCAATATGGACTGGGTGTTATATGGAAAATCATATGGCTGCAACAGAGCTGACTTTCTCAGTACCCGGCCCTGCTTACCCTCTGGATATTTCCTATGCTATCCATCCTGAAGATGCAAAAGCCCTTTGGGATTCAATCCATAGCACTCCAGGAGAAGTTGGACAAGAAGAAGTGGAATTATTCATGGACTGCCTTTACAATCACTTTCACAGACACTTCAAGATCTACCTGTCAGCTGCGAGACTGGTGAAAGTCTCTACTTCTGTAGCCTCTGTCCATTCTGTTGGGAAAATAAAG ATTCTCCATGCCCAGCATCTGATAGGAATTCTGTCACTGCTCACAGAACTGGCAGTTTCAAAAACAATGTGA
- the CENPL gene encoding centromere protein L isoform X3 translates to MMAQVQQQENADPQIGLLLCKQWTLYSVTPLYNFSYGQLNEYSRQLSLFIAAEKQKRLAVEVESDLAFKVKFSSFSALKTTEQEPAAVLIQIMQRSQAAAKNEEGKVVWTGWFSCTGGNDIFVTVMEDFTCLPLFLVSGAKGLMLLVETWLQQTFDCCLSPLHITPINLAWMAAIWTGCYMENHMAATELTFSVPGPAYPLDISYAIHPEDAKALWDSIHSTPGEVGQEEVELFMDCLYNHFHRHFKIYLSAARLVKVSTSVASVHSVGKIKVMKGKSLFLPTPVIFLLPPPFYHYR, encoded by the exons ATGATGGCGCAGGTTCAGCAACAG GAAAATGCTGATCCTCAGATAGGCTTGCTTCTCTGTAAACAATGGACTTTATACAGTGTTACTCCTCTGTACAACTTCTCTTATGGACAGCTGAATGAATATTCTAGACAGTTGAGTCTCTTTATTGCAGCTGAGAAGCAGAAGAGGCTTGCAGTGGAAGTTGAATCCGATCTTGCATTTAAAGTGAAGTTCTCCTCATTCTCAGCTTTGAAAACCACAGAACAGGAACCAGCAGCAGTTCTCATACAA ATCATGCAGAGGTCTCAGGCGGCAGCTAAAAATGAAGAAGGCAAAGTGGTATGGACGGGCTGGTTCAGTTGTACTGGTGGAAATGACATTTTTGTGACGGTCATGGAGGATTTCACTTGTCTGCCCTTGTTCCTTGTAAGTGGGGCAAAAGGTCTCATGCTCCTTGTAGAAACTTGGCTTCAGCAGACCTTTGACTGTTGTTTAAGCCCCTTGCACATCACCCCTATCAATCTTGCCTGGATGGCTGCAATATGGACTGGGTGTTATATGGAAAATCATATGGCTGCAACAGAGCTGACTTTCTCAGTACCCGGCCCTGCTTACCCTCTGGATATTTCCTATGCTATCCATCCTGAAGATGCAAAAGCCCTTTGGGATTCAATCCATAGCACTCCAGGAGAAGTTGGACAAGAAGAAGTGGAATTATTCATGGACTGCCTTTACAATCACTTTCACAGACACTTCAAGATCTACCTGTCAGCTGCGAGACTGGTGAAAGTCTCTACTTCTGTAGCCTCTGTCCATTCTGTTGGGAAAATAAAG GTCATGAAGGGAAAATCTCTTTTCCTCCCCACTCCTGTCATATTTCTTCTTCCACCCCCTTTTTATCACTACAGGTAA
- the CENPL gene encoding centromere protein L isoform X1: MMAQVQQQYVEGTRTSGSRRMTAFGGKTADHGVNFSNTAHLSKGVVSLRKGSPFSHTPAKRMILPTLYLQENADPQIGLLLCKQWTLYSVTPLYNFSYGQLNEYSRQLSLFIAAEKQKRLAVEVESDLAFKVKFSSFSALKTTEQEPAAVLIQIMQRSQAAAKNEEGKVVWTGWFSCTGGNDIFVTVMEDFTCLPLFLVSGAKGLMLLVETWLQQTFDCCLSPLHITPINLAWMAAIWTGCYMENHMAATELTFSVPGPAYPLDISYAIHPEDAKALWDSIHSTPGEVGQEEVELFMDCLYNHFHRHFKIYLSAARLVKVSTSVASVHSVGKIKVMKGKSLFLPTPVIFLLPPPFYHYR; this comes from the exons ATGATGGCGCAGGTTCAGCAACAG TATGTAGAGGGTACTAGGACTTCTGGCTCCAGAAGAATGACTGCTTTTGGAGGAAAAACTGCAGACCATGGAGTGAACTTCTCTAACACTGCACATCTTTCAAAGGGTGTTGTATCCCTCAGGAAAGGAAGCCCGTTTAGTCATACCCCAGCTAAGCGCATGATTCTACCTACTCTTTACCTGCAG GAAAATGCTGATCCTCAGATAGGCTTGCTTCTCTGTAAACAATGGACTTTATACAGTGTTACTCCTCTGTACAACTTCTCTTATGGACAGCTGAATGAATATTCTAGACAGTTGAGTCTCTTTATTGCAGCTGAGAAGCAGAAGAGGCTTGCAGTGGAAGTTGAATCCGATCTTGCATTTAAAGTGAAGTTCTCCTCATTCTCAGCTTTGAAAACCACAGAACAGGAACCAGCAGCAGTTCTCATACAA ATCATGCAGAGGTCTCAGGCGGCAGCTAAAAATGAAGAAGGCAAAGTGGTATGGACGGGCTGGTTCAGTTGTACTGGTGGAAATGACATTTTTGTGACGGTCATGGAGGATTTCACTTGTCTGCCCTTGTTCCTTGTAAGTGGGGCAAAAGGTCTCATGCTCCTTGTAGAAACTTGGCTTCAGCAGACCTTTGACTGTTGTTTAAGCCCCTTGCACATCACCCCTATCAATCTTGCCTGGATGGCTGCAATATGGACTGGGTGTTATATGGAAAATCATATGGCTGCAACAGAGCTGACTTTCTCAGTACCCGGCCCTGCTTACCCTCTGGATATTTCCTATGCTATCCATCCTGAAGATGCAAAAGCCCTTTGGGATTCAATCCATAGCACTCCAGGAGAAGTTGGACAAGAAGAAGTGGAATTATTCATGGACTGCCTTTACAATCACTTTCACAGACACTTCAAGATCTACCTGTCAGCTGCGAGACTGGTGAAAGTCTCTACTTCTGTAGCCTCTGTCCATTCTGTTGGGAAAATAAAG GTCATGAAGGGAAAATCTCTTTTCCTCCCCACTCCTGTCATATTTCTTCTTCCACCCCCTTTTTATCACTACAGGTAA